The following coding sequences lie in one Haladaptatus sp. DJG-WS-42 genomic window:
- a CDS encoding DoxX family protein, whose translation MVFETTGGAIAFLLARVLLGGMLAFTGINHFMQTDQMSGYAELKGVPAPTLSVVASGVMLVFGGLSLILGFYPVIGAGALATFLIVATPKMHDFWNAPEDQQQSEMTAFLKNVGLLGGVLIVLALGGTTWPYALDMGLF comes from the coding sequence ATGGTGTTCGAAACGACCGGTGGCGCGATTGCGTTCCTGCTCGCTCGCGTCCTCCTCGGCGGCATGCTCGCCTTTACTGGCATCAACCACTTCATGCAGACCGACCAGATGAGCGGCTACGCGGAGCTGAAAGGCGTCCCAGCGCCGACGCTCTCGGTGGTGGCCTCAGGTGTCATGCTCGTCTTCGGTGGCCTTTCGCTGATTCTCGGCTTTTACCCCGTGATTGGCGCTGGTGCCCTCGCCACGTTCCTCATTGTCGCTACCCCGAAGATGCACGACTTCTGGAACGCACCGGAAGACCAACAGCAATCGGAGATGACCGCTTTCTTGAAAAACGTTGGACTGCTCGGTGGCGTCCTCATCGTGCTCGCCCTCGGCGGCACGACGTGGCCCTACGCGCTCGACATGGGCCTCTTCTAA
- a CDS encoding RidA family protein — protein sequence MARQNVSSGTKWESVVGYSRAVRIGNRVSVSGTTATDESGAVVGAGDPYAQTKQALTNVAVALENAGASFEDVIRTRMFVTDIDAWEEVGRAHGDVFAAIRPATSMVEVSRLIDPEMLVEIEVEAVVEPE from the coding sequence ATGGCACGACAGAACGTTTCGAGCGGGACGAAATGGGAATCGGTCGTTGGCTACTCGCGGGCGGTGCGAATCGGCAATCGAGTTTCGGTATCCGGAACCACCGCAACCGACGAGTCGGGAGCAGTCGTTGGCGCGGGCGACCCGTACGCCCAGACGAAGCAAGCGCTCACAAACGTGGCGGTGGCACTCGAAAACGCCGGAGCGAGCTTCGAAGACGTGATTCGCACTCGCATGTTCGTCACGGACATCGACGCGTGGGAGGAAGTGGGCCGCGCCCACGGAGACGTGTTCGCAGCCATCCGCCCGGCGACGAGCATGGTCGAGGTGAGTCGCCTGATTGACCCGGAAATGCTGGTGGAGATTGAAGTGGAAGCAGTCGTCGAACCCGAATGA
- a CDS encoding flavin reductase family protein produces MEIDPTTLDGTLYRTLAAGVIPRPIAWVSTHSEAGVDNLAPYSFFNVVSVEPPTIMFAPVDRGDDLKDTPKNILDTEEFVVNVVTEEFVEQMNQSSATLPHGESEFDHAGLERAPSTKVAPPRVAGVKVAYECRLADFVDVGASSMVLGEVVNVHVADEATTAGKLDVEKLDAVGRLSGNWYAKTSDRYALERPK; encoded by the coding sequence ATGGAAATCGACCCCACCACCCTCGACGGAACCCTGTATCGCACGCTCGCAGCCGGCGTCATCCCGCGCCCGATCGCGTGGGTGAGCACCCACAGCGAAGCCGGTGTTGACAACCTCGCGCCGTACTCGTTTTTCAACGTCGTGAGCGTCGAACCACCCACCATCATGTTCGCGCCCGTAGACCGCGGCGACGACCTGAAGGACACCCCAAAGAACATCCTCGACACAGAGGAGTTCGTCGTGAACGTCGTCACCGAAGAGTTCGTCGAACAGATGAATCAGAGTTCGGCCACGCTCCCCCACGGCGAAAGCGAGTTCGACCACGCGGGCCTCGAGCGCGCGCCATCGACCAAGGTTGCCCCGCCGCGCGTCGCGGGCGTGAAGGTGGCCTACGAGTGTCGCCTCGCCGATTTCGTTGACGTCGGAGCCTCCTCGATGGTGCTCGGCGAAGTCGTGAACGTCCACGTCGCAGACGAGGCGACGACAGCAGGCAAACTCGACGTTGAAAAACTCGATGCCGTGGGTCGGCTTTCGGGCAACTGGTATGCAAAAACGTCAGACCGCTACGCGCTCGAACGGCCGAAGTAA
- a CDS encoding OB-fold nucleic acid binding domain-containing protein — translation MDKCIICGAEANGPICDVHQEDVVFEFTGNRPGQLTPGRFYKGTVDGFAEFGVFIDIGERVTGLLHKSELDRRLDSLNWNEGDPVYVQVTKVHNNGNIDLAWSIRQADNEFRGKLIQTPQGDEMPAETPKKEKRAVVRQTLSDKQKAKQQKDDARRKQKQAESEEVEEQTETQAEPEDTHEEHAQEQDAESAEDAESDATYERTEIGTLSDHVGEQARLEGTVTGVRQTSGPTVFTVRDETGTVDAAAFVEAGVRAYPEVEVGDIIGLNGEVEMRRDELQVETEELDILEGGERDAVEGRLKNALDARARPEATEPLAEDAAVSALSEEIRDVATAIRRAVIEGRPVIVRHSATADGYLTGAAIERATLPLIREEHSREDAIYHYFDRRPLQDGVYGMDDATGDVTNMLSNRDRHDEQFPLFVLAAAGSTKESLDGLELLDIYGAPKVVVDAAVADEEVAAAVDTMLNPNLADENVEANLTSAVLGANVAVNVNNGVRDDLAHLPAVSFWEDAPAQYVELAANAGYDENATRELREAIALEAYYQSYEDKREVITDLLFGEVGGLASHIAQQFRTKLDDELETAEANLDYVDEGGVNFAVLDTDAFTNRFDFPPTELLLDEVHRRNREGEPFVTIGLADDEIHIRATTNVDVREVAEAARLRVPNAGVTPRSAHDGKLEFLVGERDAVLEAVIATVAEQLA, via the coding sequence ATGGATAAGTGTATCATCTGCGGGGCTGAGGCAAACGGCCCCATCTGTGACGTCCATCAAGAGGACGTCGTCTTCGAGTTCACTGGTAACCGACCCGGTCAGCTGACCCCCGGCCGCTTCTACAAAGGCACCGTTGACGGCTTCGCTGAGTTCGGTGTGTTCATCGACATCGGCGAGCGCGTCACCGGTCTCCTCCACAAGAGCGAATTAGACCGCCGTCTCGACTCCCTCAACTGGAACGAAGGCGACCCGGTCTACGTCCAGGTCACGAAAGTCCACAACAACGGCAACATCGACCTCGCGTGGTCGATTCGCCAAGCGGACAATGAGTTCCGCGGCAAACTCATCCAGACGCCACAGGGCGACGAGATGCCAGCGGAAACGCCAAAGAAAGAAAAGCGCGCGGTCGTCCGCCAGACGCTTTCTGACAAGCAGAAAGCAAAGCAACAGAAAGACGACGCACGCCGCAAGCAAAAGCAGGCAGAGAGCGAAGAAGTTGAGGAGCAGACGGAGACGCAGGCCGAGCCGGAAGACACGCACGAAGAACACGCCCAAGAACAGGACGCAGAATCAGCCGAGGACGCTGAGTCCGACGCCACCTACGAGCGAACCGAAATCGGCACGCTCTCTGACCACGTCGGCGAGCAGGCCCGTCTCGAAGGCACCGTGACCGGTGTCCGTCAGACAAGCGGCCCGACCGTGTTCACCGTCCGCGACGAAACCGGCACCGTAGACGCCGCCGCATTCGTCGAAGCAGGCGTTCGCGCGTACCCAGAAGTCGAAGTTGGTGACATCATCGGTCTCAACGGCGAAGTCGAGATGCGCCGCGACGAACTCCAAGTCGAGACCGAAGAACTCGACATCTTAGAAGGCGGCGAACGCGATGCCGTCGAAGGCCGTCTCAAAAACGCCCTCGACGCCCGCGCGCGCCCCGAGGCAACCGAGCCACTCGCAGAGGATGCTGCAGTCTCCGCGCTCTCCGAAGAGATCCGCGACGTCGCGACCGCCATCCGCCGCGCCGTCATCGAGGGTCGTCCGGTCATCGTCCGCCACAGCGCAACGGCAGACGGCTACCTCACCGGCGCAGCAATCGAGCGCGCCACCCTCCCACTCATCCGCGAGGAACACTCCCGCGAAGACGCCATCTACCACTACTTCGACCGTCGTCCACTGCAGGACGGCGTGTACGGCATGGACGACGCAACTGGCGACGTCACCAACATGCTCTCGAACCGCGACCGTCACGACGAGCAGTTCCCACTGTTCGTCCTCGCCGCCGCAGGCTCCACGAAGGAGTCGCTCGACGGCCTCGAACTCCTCGACATCTACGGCGCGCCGAAGGTCGTCGTTGACGCCGCCGTTGCAGATGAGGAAGTCGCAGCCGCCGTTGACACGATGCTCAACCCGAACCTCGCAGACGAGAACGTTGAGGCAAACCTCACGAGCGCCGTCCTCGGCGCGAACGTCGCCGTGAACGTCAACAACGGCGTCCGCGACGACCTCGCCCACCTTCCTGCAGTCAGCTTCTGGGAGGACGCACCCGCACAGTATGTCGAACTCGCCGCGAACGCTGGCTACGACGAGAACGCAACCCGCGAACTCCGCGAAGCCATCGCGCTCGAAGCCTACTACCAGTCCTACGAGGACAAGCGCGAGGTCATCACTGACCTCCTCTTTGGCGAAGTCGGCGGGCTTGCAAGCCACATCGCCCAGCAGTTCCGCACCAAGCTCGACGACGAACTCGAGACCGCGGAAGCCAACTTAGACTACGTGGACGAAGGCGGCGTCAACTTCGCCGTCCTCGACACCGACGCGTTCACGAACCGCTTCGACTTCCCGCCGACGGAACTCCTCCTCGACGAGGTCCACCGCCGCAACCGCGAGGGCGAACCGTTCGTGACCATCGGCCTCGCAGACGACGAAATCCACATCCGCGCGACGACCAACGTGGACGTCCGCGAAGTCGCAGAAGCCGCACGCCTCCGCGTGCCAAACGCGGGCGTCACCCCGCGCAGCGCCCACGATGGGAAACTCGAATTCCTCGTCGGCGAGCGCGACGCCGTTCTCGAAGCCGTCATCGCAACGGTCGCAGAACAGCTCGCGTAA
- a CDS encoding A/G-specific adenine glycosylase — MTEAWSLPADLDAVQQALVEWYEADHRDFPWRRTDDPYAILVSEVMSQQTQLGRVVEAWEAFLDRWPTPDALAAADRADVVGFWSEMSLGYNNRAKYLHEAARQVVEEFDGEFPKTPDGLQELMGVGPYTANAVASFAFNTGDAVVDTNVKRVTYRAFDLSDDDAVFEEAANQLMPAGQSRVWNNAIMELGGVACGKVPECDVAECPWRTWCHAYETGDFTAPDVPTQPKFEGSRRQFRGRVVNVLKEYDSLTLDELGPRVRVDYTPEGEHGREWLSGLLSDLDRDELVAFDAETGDASLRR; from the coding sequence ATGACTGAAGCGTGGTCGCTCCCTGCAGACCTCGATGCCGTCCAGCAGGCGCTGGTCGAGTGGTACGAGGCGGACCACCGCGACTTCCCGTGGCGACGAACCGACGACCCCTACGCCATCCTCGTCTCTGAAGTGATGAGCCAACAGACCCAACTCGGGCGCGTCGTCGAAGCGTGGGAAGCGTTTCTCGACCGCTGGCCAACGCCCGACGCGCTCGCCGCCGCAGACCGCGCCGACGTGGTCGGCTTCTGGAGCGAGATGAGCCTCGGCTACAACAACCGGGCGAAGTACCTCCACGAAGCCGCCCGGCAGGTGGTCGAGGAGTTCGATGGCGAGTTCCCGAAAACGCCCGACGGCTTACAGGAACTCATGGGCGTTGGCCCGTACACCGCGAACGCGGTGGCGAGTTTCGCGTTCAACACCGGCGACGCGGTGGTCGATACGAACGTCAAACGCGTCACGTATCGTGCGTTCGACCTCTCGGACGACGATGCGGTGTTTGAGGAAGCTGCCAACCAACTCATGCCCGCGGGCCAGTCGCGGGTGTGGAACAACGCCATCATGGAACTCGGCGGCGTCGCCTGCGGGAAGGTTCCCGAGTGCGACGTGGCGGAGTGTCCGTGGCGCACGTGGTGTCACGCCTACGAGACGGGCGACTTCACCGCACCCGACGTACCCACGCAACCGAAGTTTGAGGGCAGTCGTCGCCAGTTCCGCGGGCGCGTCGTGAACGTCCTCAAAGAGTACGACTCGCTCACGTTGGACGAACTCGGGCCGCGCGTGCGGGTGGATTACACGCCAGAGGGCGAACACGGCCGCGAATGGCTTTCCGGACTGCTCTCTGACCTCGACCGCGACGAACTCGTGGCCTTCGACGCGGAGACGGGCGACGCCTCCTTGCGACGCTGA
- a CDS encoding NADPH-dependent FMN reductase — MANTPHVVAVCGSLRNESYTRIALNHALAEAELAGATTELVDPIGMDIPIFDADDREPGDVPALMQKLQAADAIILGTPMYHGSYSSPLKTILDYAGFDEFDDKTVGLLAVSGGRFPTTALEHLRSVGRSLGAWVLPHQAAIPGVRDQFYDGEFVDEEMEKRVRTLGRRVVQFWNIEADPRTAESAENVGADD; from the coding sequence ATGGCCAATACTCCCCACGTCGTTGCCGTTTGCGGCAGTCTCCGTAACGAGAGCTACACTCGTATCGCGCTGAATCACGCGCTTGCTGAAGCCGAACTCGCGGGCGCGACGACCGAACTCGTCGACCCGATCGGGATGGACATCCCCATCTTCGATGCGGACGACCGCGAACCCGGCGATGTTCCCGCACTGATGCAGAAACTGCAGGCAGCAGACGCCATCATCCTGGGAACGCCGATGTACCACGGCTCGTACTCCTCGCCGCTCAAAACCATCCTCGACTACGCTGGCTTCGACGAGTTCGACGACAAAACTGTGGGCCTGCTCGCGGTCTCCGGCGGTCGGTTCCCAACGACGGCACTCGAACACCTCCGGAGCGTCGGCCGTTCTCTTGGGGCGTGGGTTCTCCCGCATCAGGCAGCGATTCCGGGCGTCCGCGACCAGTTCTACGACGGCGAGTTCGTAGACGAAGAGATGGAAAAGCGCGTCCGCACTCTCGGGCGGCGCGTGGTACAGTTTTGGAACATCGAAGCCGACCCGCGCACCGCAGAGAGCGCGGAGAACGTCGGCGCGGACGACTAA
- a CDS encoding YIP1 family protein gives MTQWVENPTGGRDRGPVALAQAWVEVLFRPHRFFRAAVAPGDQAPGLVFAGLVVTIEEATRFLLVENAYPVFGGQTELSFIFALALAALFVAPAALHLTAAVQTLLLIPFAPERGGVSETVQLLAYAAAPCVFAGIPIPALRAVCALYGAVLLVIGVHKIHRVSLLRAVVLGAIPAAIIFGFGFRGFPAFETLLGIV, from the coding sequence GTGACTCAGTGGGTCGAAAACCCGACCGGTGGCCGCGACCGCGGCCCGGTCGCACTCGCGCAGGCGTGGGTCGAAGTACTGTTTCGCCCGCACCGCTTCTTTCGCGCAGCCGTCGCGCCGGGCGACCAAGCGCCCGGCCTCGTGTTCGCGGGCCTTGTCGTCACCATCGAGGAGGCGACACGCTTTCTGCTCGTGGAGAACGCCTATCCTGTCTTCGGGGGGCAAACGGAACTCTCGTTCATCTTCGCGCTCGCGCTCGCGGCGCTGTTCGTCGCGCCCGCTGCGCTCCACCTGACCGCCGCCGTCCAGACGCTCCTGTTGATTCCATTTGCGCCCGAGCGCGGCGGCGTGAGCGAGACGGTGCAGTTGTTGGCATACGCCGCGGCCCCGTGTGTGTTTGCAGGGATTCCAATACCCGCGTTGCGGGCGGTGTGTGCGCTGTACGGAGCCGTGCTCCTCGTCATCGGCGTCCACAAAATCCACCGGGTGTCGCTTCTGCGCGCGGTGGTGCTCGGGGCGATTCCCGCAGCCATCATCTTCGGGTTTGGATTCCGTGGCTTCCCGGCGTTCGAGACGCTTCTCGGTATCGTTTAA
- a CDS encoding thymidine kinase, whose product MHAITNSGWVEVISGCMFSGKTEELLRRLRRAEIAGQEVAAFKPSIDDRYGTETIGSHDGAKWEALVVDPENPGPEIFEALNGQQVIGIDEANFFSENLVSVCEQLAADGRRVIASGLDMTFRGEPFEPVPNLIAVAEYVDKVQAICIECGEPATRTQRLIDGVPAHVDDPTILVGAEESYEARCRNCHTLRTD is encoded by the coding sequence ATGCACGCTATCACGAACAGCGGCTGGGTTGAGGTGATTTCCGGCTGTATGTTCTCCGGAAAGACGGAGGAGTTGCTCCGTCGCCTTCGACGCGCCGAAATCGCCGGGCAGGAGGTCGCGGCATTCAAGCCCTCCATCGACGACCGCTACGGTACCGAAACGATTGGCTCCCACGACGGCGCAAAGTGGGAGGCACTCGTCGTTGACCCTGAGAATCCCGGCCCGGAAATCTTCGAGGCGCTGAACGGCCAGCAGGTCATCGGCATCGACGAAGCGAACTTCTTCTCAGAGAATCTCGTCTCCGTCTGCGAGCAGCTCGCAGCAGACGGCCGCCGCGTCATCGCAAGCGGTCTCGACATGACCTTCCGTGGCGAGCCGTTCGAGCCGGTTCCGAATCTGATTGCGGTTGCAGAGTACGTCGATAAGGTACAGGCAATCTGTATCGAGTGTGGCGAACCCGCAACCCGCACACAGCGACTTATCGACGGCGTGCCTGCGCACGTCGACGACCCGACGATTCTCGTCGGCGCAGAGGAGAGCTACGAAGCGCGCTGTCGCAACTGTCATACCCTTCGCACCGACTAG